From the Paenibacillus tianjinensis genome, the window AATTCGGCATCCACATACCGAATTCAGGTAACCTCCAAGGAGGACATTTAAGTATGTCAGAGATAAAACAGCAAATAGAAAATATAAACAATGAATTTATTGAAATGGTTGGAGGCTCATTTGTTAGAGTTGATACTGGCGAGTTATTTACTTTAGCAGAAGTTAAGAAATATATCGCAAAAAAAGTCGATATATTGATACATAAAAACCTTGATGAAACCAAAAGAGTGGCTTTTGAAACACTTGGAGTTTCTACAGAACAAACACTGATAAAGAAGAGATCAAAGATTAAGCCTATTAGTAATAGATCTAAGTATGATGGCGGAGAATTTAATATGGCTTATAGATCGGGAATTGAAAGGGTTTTCGATATGAAATTGGAAATTAATGAAAAATTGGTGTATTACGTACTTCGTGACTTTATATCTTATCCATCTAATTGTATTATGATTAACGGACAAATTCCAACCATGATAGAGTTAGAATCCATTATTGGATTAAAAGAAAGAACGATACGTAAAGCATTAAAATCATTGGAAGATAAAAACTTAATTAAATTGGTTCAATCAAGCCATCGTAAAGCAATTTATGTGAATCCTGAATATTATGCTTCGGGAAAAGATTTGCTTACAGAGACGTTGAAGATGTTTGAATTGTTGGAATGTGATTATGAAAAGATTGAGGAATACATTAATGAATAATTTTTATTCTGAAATCGGAAATTCTGAAGAAGTGTCAGATAGGATTTTAACTAAGAGTTTAAAGATCGTTCCTCATAAATTTGACGAATTTTCTTATGTAAAACTGAATAGCAAAGAATTAAGCTATTTACTCAAAACAAATAAATTAGATCCGGGAAGTAAAGAATTTTTATTAAGCTTAATTCCCTATATTTCAACCTCATTAAATATGGTATGTGATGAAAATGGGATACCAGCGAATCAAAGAATTGTTTCAGAGTTGTTGTGCGTAGATGTAAGAACCATTAGACGCAACATGAATAAACTAGAAGAATCAAAATTAATACATAAGATAAGTACTCGCAACGAAACTTTTTATGTGATGAATCCGTATCTTATTCATCACAACGAAGAGTTGGATTTAGACGTTGTTGCCATCTTTGATTTGATTGGATATATTGCAGAGTTTTGTTCAGATAAAGTTATAACAAAAAACAATAAAGATAGTCAATACAAAACAAAGCTTCATACTAGAATAAAAACAGAAAAAGATATTGAAAGATACTTGGCTAATAATCTGGACATTATTGAAAGCGGTATGAAGTTACTGAAGACACAGTACGAAGTAAAAGATGGTATTATTGATATACTGGCGAGAGATAAGAACAATGTTCTGTGTATTATCGAATTAAAAGTTAAAAACAATGATCCTAGACTAACTCAACAATCAGTATACTATCCCCAGCAATTTAAAGAGGAAGTCAGAATGATCACCATATGTCCAGATTACTCTACTCAACTATGTGAATCTTTGCAGTCATTAGATGGCGTAGAAATAAAACAATACTATTATGATGAAGACAGGTTAATGATTAAAGATTTTATTCAGTAAACAACAAATAACCCCCATTTGGATTAATCCATTTGGGGGTTATTTTTTTCTGTGTGGTCTGAAGTTGTAATATTATTTTTCCCTCAGCATCCAAATTTTATACTACTGAATCACATCGTAAATAATCGGATCAACTGTTGGCATTGAAGTTTGAATCTCAAATGCAGCCTTAGTTTTAGCAATACTGTCGGTATGTTGTCCATTGCTGTGAATTATGGCAATAACGTCTCCCTTTTTAACTTGTTCACCAGTTTTCTTGCAGATTGTAATACCAACTGCATAATCAATGTTATCTGTCTTTACTTTGCGTCCTGCCCCCAATAACATTGCAGCAATTCCAATTTCCTCTGCATTGATCGAAGAAATATACCCATCATTTTCGCTTGTAATAGAGATGTGTTCCTTTGCTTGAGGGAGTAATTTGTAGTCATTAATAAAGTCCACATTCCCTCCTTGTGCAAGAACAAACTCTTTGAATTTCTCAAGCGCTTTACCTGTCGAGATCGATTCATTTAGCTCTTGATGCGCTTCTGCTTTATTAGTGTATTTTCCGCCTAAAACTGCCATATTCGAAGCAAGCTCTAAACATAACTCTGTTAACTTAGCCTCTCCCTTTCCCTT encodes:
- a CDS encoding helix-turn-helix domain-containing protein, with protein sequence MSEIKQQIENINNEFIEMVGGSFVRVDTGELFTLAEVKKYIAKKVDILIHKNLDETKRVAFETLGVSTEQTLIKKRSKIKPISNRSKYDGGEFNMAYRSGIERVFDMKLEINEKLVYYVLRDFISYPSNCIMINGQIPTMIELESIIGLKERTIRKALKSLEDKNLIKLVQSSHRKAIYVNPEYYASGKDLLTETLKMFELLECDYEKIEEYINE
- a CDS encoding endonuclease NucS domain-containing protein, which encodes MNNFYSEIGNSEEVSDRILTKSLKIVPHKFDEFSYVKLNSKELSYLLKTNKLDPGSKEFLLSLIPYISTSLNMVCDENGIPANQRIVSELLCVDVRTIRRNMNKLEESKLIHKISTRNETFYVMNPYLIHHNEELDLDVVAIFDLIGYIAEFCSDKVITKNNKDSQYKTKLHTRIKTEKDIERYLANNLDIIESGMKLLKTQYEVKDGIIDILARDKNNVLCIIELKVKNNDPRLTQQSVYYPQQFKEEVRMITICPDYSTQLCESLQSLDGVEIKQYYYDEDRLMIKDFIQ